The Siniperca chuatsi isolate FFG_IHB_CAS linkage group LG9, ASM2008510v1, whole genome shotgun sequence genome includes a region encoding these proteins:
- the aplp1 gene encoding amyloid-like protein 1 isoform X1 yields the protein MGHTAIPILMAVLSYCVWENVEALAMTEVNGPGPQVAEPQIAMFCGRQLLHMNLQTGQWEPDPQGRQGCFKEPGEILSYCQEMYPALPISHIEESKRPVTIPAWCKKGWGHCQTHPFIVLPYRCLEGEYVSEALLVPDRCRFLHQEQMDACESYVYWHNIAKEECAADNLELHSYGMLLPCGDHFRGVEYVCCPGRGSSSGKGETEEREVPAGSQTQTSGKLNSVTKVTAATPSPSPDADVDEADMEEEDDEVVEEEEEEDEEEEVDEEEVEEEEEEEAIAVKDPEEYEYPIDSGPYQTSDYLDSFYYEKSHKPTTSAPLMKGDSLTTPRPTDGVDVYFEKPVDDTEHANFLRAKTDLEERRMKRINEIMKEWAEADNQSKNLPKSERQALNEHFQSVLQTLEEQVAGERQRLVETHLARVEAILNNNRRLALENYLTAVQSDPPQPERVLQALKRYMAAEQKDRRHTLRHYQHIVAVDPQKAEQMKFQVYTHLHVIEERMNQSLALLYKDPTLAEELHNDIQELVKAERGDISELMTTSFSETRTTEELLPAESEEEKDDEEEEERAFQNRPYPPRIEVQSNKKVSAVDEYDYTTSERGPTYEYEEKINTSVELKQVVNKPAEIERDELQPDALETFNRGAMVGLLVVAVAIAMVMVISLLLVRRKPYGTISHGIVEQVDPMLTPEERQLNKMQNHGYENPTYKFFEQMN from the exons GCTCTGGCCATGACTGAGGTGAATGGACCAGGCCCTCAGGTGGCAGAGCCGCAGATTGCCATGTTCTGTGGCCGTCAGCTCCTGCACATGAACCTACAGACTGGGCAATGGGAGCCGGACCCTCAGGGCCGCCAGGGCTGCTTCAAAGAGCCTGGCGAAATCCTGTCTTACTGTCAGGAG ATGTACCCAGCACTTCCGATCTCCCATATAGAGGAGTCAAAAAGACCCGTCACCATCCCCGCCTGGTGTAAGAAAGGTTGGGGCCACTGCCAGACACACCCCTTCATAGTCCTGCCCTACCGCTGCCTAG AGGGCGAGTATGTGAGCGAAGCCCTGCTGGTGCCCGACCGGTGCCGTTTCCTCCACCAGGAGCAGATGGATGCTTGCGAGAGTTACGTGTACTGGCACAACATTGCTAAGGAG GAATGCGCTGCAGACAATCTGGAGCTCCACAGCTACGGGATGCTGTTGCCATGCGGAGACCATTTCCGGGGAGTCGAGTATGTGTGCTGCCCAGGCCGAGGGAGTTCCAGCGGTAAAGGAGAGACGGAGGAAAGAGAAGTTCCTGCTGGTTCTCAGACACAGACCAGCGGAAAGCTCAATTCTGT CACCAAAGTGACAGCCGCCACTCCAAGCCCCTCTCCTGATGCAGATGTGGACGAGGCCGAtatggaagaggaggatgatgaagtggtagaggaagaggaggaggaagacgaggaggaggaagttgatgaggaggaggtggaagaagaggaggaagaggaggcaatAGCTGTGAAAGATCCAGAAGAGTATGAATACCCCATTGACTCAGGTCCTTACCAGACATCAGACTATCTGGACTCCTTCTACTACGAAAAAAGCCACAAACCCACCACCTCTGCACCTCTGATGAAAGGAGACAGCT TGACTACACCTCGGCCCACTGATGGCGTTGACGTTTATTTTGAGAAGCCAGTAGATGACACTGAGCATGCCAACTTTCTGCGTGCCAAAACAGACCTGGAGGAGCGCAGAATGAAGCGCATTAATGAG ATCATGAAGGAATGGGCAGAGGCAGACAACCAGTCAAAGAATCTACCAAAGTCAGAGCGTCAGGCCCTGAATGAG CACTTCCAGTCTGTGCTGCAAACGCTGGAGGAACAGGTCgctggagagaggcagaggctgGTGGAGACTCATCTTGCCAGAGTGGAGGCCATACTCAACAACAACCGCCGCCTGGCCCTGGAGAACTACCTGACTGCTGTACAGTCTGATCCCCCTCAG CCGGAGCGTGTGCTGCAGGCTCTGAAGCGTTACATGGCCGCAGAGCAGAAGGACCgcagacacacactcaggcaTTACCAGCATATTGTGGCCGTCGACCCCCAGAAGGCTGAGCAGATGAAattccag GTGTACACACATCTCCATGTAATTGAGGAGAGGATGAACCAGAGTCTTGCACTGCTGTACAAGGATCCTACCTTGGCTGAGGAGCTACACAATGATATCC AAGAGCTGGTCAAGGCAGAAAGAGGAGACATCAGTGAGCTCATGACCACCTCCTTTTCTGAGACCCGCACTACTGAGGAGCTTCTGCCAGCTGAGAGCGAGGAGGAAaaggatgatgaagaggaagaggagagagcttTCCAGAACAGGCCTTATCCTCCCCGCATTG AAGTGCAGTCTAATAAGAAAG TGTCTGCAGTCGATGAATATGATTATACCACATCGGAGAGAGGCCCTACTTACGAATATGAGGAAAAG ATCAACACCTCTGTGGAGCTCAAGCAGGTAGTCAACAAGCCTGCTGAGATTGAGAGAGATGAATTG CAACCTGATGCCTTGGAGACGTTTAACCGTGGTGCCATGGTGGGGTTGCTGGTGGTGGCTGTGGCGATTGCCATGGTGATGGTAATCAGCCTGCTGCTGGTGCGCAGGAAGCCATACGGCACTATTAGTCATGGCATTGTAGAG cAGGTCGACCCCATGCTGACACCAGAAGAACGACAGctcaacaaaatgcaaaaccaTGGCTATGAAAACCCTACCTACAAATTCTTTGAACAGATGAACTGA
- the aplp1 gene encoding amyloid-like protein 1 isoform X2, which translates to MGHTAIPILMAVLSYCVWENVEALAMTEVNGPGPQVAEPQIAMFCGRQLLHMNLQTGQWEPDPQGRQGCFKEPGEILSYCQEMYPALPISHIEESKRPVTIPAWCKKGWGHCQTHPFIVLPYRCLEGEYVSEALLVPDRCRFLHQEQMDACESYVYWHNIAKEECAADNLELHSYGMLLPCGDHFRGVEYVCCPGRGSSSGKGETEEREVPAGSQTQTSGKLNSVTKVTAATPSPSPDADVDEADMEEEDDEVVEEEEEEDEEEEVDEEEVEEEEEEEAIAVKDPEEYEYPIDSGPYQTSDYLDSFYYEKSHKPTTSAPLMKGDSLTTPRPTDGVDVYFEKPVDDTEHANFLRAKTDLEERRMKRINEIMKEWAEADNQSKNLPKSERQALNEHFQSVLQTLEEQVAGERQRLVETHLARVEAILNNNRRLALENYLTAVQSDPPQPERVLQALKRYMAAEQKDRRHTLRHYQHIVAVDPQKAEQMKFQVYTHLHVIEERMNQSLALLYKDPTLAEELHNDIQELVKAERGDISELMTTSFSETRTTEELLPAESEEEKDDEEEEERAFQNRPYPPRIEVQSNKKVSAVDEYDYTTSERGPTYEYEEKINTSVELKQVVNKPAEIERDELQPDALETFNRGAMVGLLVVAVAIAMVMVISLLLVRRKPYGTISHGIVEVDPMLTPEERQLNKMQNHGYENPTYKFFEQMN; encoded by the exons GCTCTGGCCATGACTGAGGTGAATGGACCAGGCCCTCAGGTGGCAGAGCCGCAGATTGCCATGTTCTGTGGCCGTCAGCTCCTGCACATGAACCTACAGACTGGGCAATGGGAGCCGGACCCTCAGGGCCGCCAGGGCTGCTTCAAAGAGCCTGGCGAAATCCTGTCTTACTGTCAGGAG ATGTACCCAGCACTTCCGATCTCCCATATAGAGGAGTCAAAAAGACCCGTCACCATCCCCGCCTGGTGTAAGAAAGGTTGGGGCCACTGCCAGACACACCCCTTCATAGTCCTGCCCTACCGCTGCCTAG AGGGCGAGTATGTGAGCGAAGCCCTGCTGGTGCCCGACCGGTGCCGTTTCCTCCACCAGGAGCAGATGGATGCTTGCGAGAGTTACGTGTACTGGCACAACATTGCTAAGGAG GAATGCGCTGCAGACAATCTGGAGCTCCACAGCTACGGGATGCTGTTGCCATGCGGAGACCATTTCCGGGGAGTCGAGTATGTGTGCTGCCCAGGCCGAGGGAGTTCCAGCGGTAAAGGAGAGACGGAGGAAAGAGAAGTTCCTGCTGGTTCTCAGACACAGACCAGCGGAAAGCTCAATTCTGT CACCAAAGTGACAGCCGCCACTCCAAGCCCCTCTCCTGATGCAGATGTGGACGAGGCCGAtatggaagaggaggatgatgaagtggtagaggaagaggaggaggaagacgaggaggaggaagttgatgaggaggaggtggaagaagaggaggaagaggaggcaatAGCTGTGAAAGATCCAGAAGAGTATGAATACCCCATTGACTCAGGTCCTTACCAGACATCAGACTATCTGGACTCCTTCTACTACGAAAAAAGCCACAAACCCACCACCTCTGCACCTCTGATGAAAGGAGACAGCT TGACTACACCTCGGCCCACTGATGGCGTTGACGTTTATTTTGAGAAGCCAGTAGATGACACTGAGCATGCCAACTTTCTGCGTGCCAAAACAGACCTGGAGGAGCGCAGAATGAAGCGCATTAATGAG ATCATGAAGGAATGGGCAGAGGCAGACAACCAGTCAAAGAATCTACCAAAGTCAGAGCGTCAGGCCCTGAATGAG CACTTCCAGTCTGTGCTGCAAACGCTGGAGGAACAGGTCgctggagagaggcagaggctgGTGGAGACTCATCTTGCCAGAGTGGAGGCCATACTCAACAACAACCGCCGCCTGGCCCTGGAGAACTACCTGACTGCTGTACAGTCTGATCCCCCTCAG CCGGAGCGTGTGCTGCAGGCTCTGAAGCGTTACATGGCCGCAGAGCAGAAGGACCgcagacacacactcaggcaTTACCAGCATATTGTGGCCGTCGACCCCCAGAAGGCTGAGCAGATGAAattccag GTGTACACACATCTCCATGTAATTGAGGAGAGGATGAACCAGAGTCTTGCACTGCTGTACAAGGATCCTACCTTGGCTGAGGAGCTACACAATGATATCC AAGAGCTGGTCAAGGCAGAAAGAGGAGACATCAGTGAGCTCATGACCACCTCCTTTTCTGAGACCCGCACTACTGAGGAGCTTCTGCCAGCTGAGAGCGAGGAGGAAaaggatgatgaagaggaagaggagagagcttTCCAGAACAGGCCTTATCCTCCCCGCATTG AAGTGCAGTCTAATAAGAAAG TGTCTGCAGTCGATGAATATGATTATACCACATCGGAGAGAGGCCCTACTTACGAATATGAGGAAAAG ATCAACACCTCTGTGGAGCTCAAGCAGGTAGTCAACAAGCCTGCTGAGATTGAGAGAGATGAATTG CAACCTGATGCCTTGGAGACGTTTAACCGTGGTGCCATGGTGGGGTTGCTGGTGGTGGCTGTGGCGATTGCCATGGTGATGGTAATCAGCCTGCTGCTGGTGCGCAGGAAGCCATACGGCACTATTAGTCATGGCATTGTAGAG GTCGACCCCATGCTGACACCAGAAGAACGACAGctcaacaaaatgcaaaaccaTGGCTATGAAAACCCTACCTACAAATTCTTTGAACAGATGAACTGA
- the aplp1 gene encoding amyloid-like protein 1 isoform X3, which produces MGHTAIPILMAVLSYCVWENVEALAMTEVNGPGPQVAEPQIAMFCGRQLLHMNLQTGQWEPDPQGRQGCFKEPGEILSYCQEMYPALPISHIEESKRPVTIPAWCKKGWGHCQTHPFIVLPYRCLEGEYVSEALLVPDRCRFLHQEQMDACESYVYWHNIAKEECAADNLELHSYGMLLPCGDHFRGVEYVCCPGRGSSSGKGETEEREVPAGSQTQTSGKLNSVTKVTAATPSPSPDADVDEADMEEEDDEVVEEEEEEDEEEEVDEEEVEEEEEEEAIAVKDPEEYEYPIDSGPYQTSDYLDSFYYEKSHKPTTSAPLMKGDSLTTPRPTDGVDVYFEKPVDDTEHANFLRAKTDLEERRMKRINEIMKEWAEADNQSKNLPKSERQALNEHFQSVLQTLEEQVAGERQRLVETHLARVEAILNNNRRLALENYLTAVQSDPPQPERVLQALKRYMAAEQKDRRHTLRHYQHIVAVDPQKAEQMKFQVYTHLHVIEERMNQSLALLYKDPTLAEELHNDIQELVKAERGDISELMTTSFSETRTTEELLPAESEEEKDDEEEEERAFQNRPYPPRIVQSNKKVSAVDEYDYTTSERGPTYEYEEKINTSVELKQVVNKPAEIERDELQPDALETFNRGAMVGLLVVAVAIAMVMVISLLLVRRKPYGTISHGIVEQVDPMLTPEERQLNKMQNHGYENPTYKFFEQMN; this is translated from the exons GCTCTGGCCATGACTGAGGTGAATGGACCAGGCCCTCAGGTGGCAGAGCCGCAGATTGCCATGTTCTGTGGCCGTCAGCTCCTGCACATGAACCTACAGACTGGGCAATGGGAGCCGGACCCTCAGGGCCGCCAGGGCTGCTTCAAAGAGCCTGGCGAAATCCTGTCTTACTGTCAGGAG ATGTACCCAGCACTTCCGATCTCCCATATAGAGGAGTCAAAAAGACCCGTCACCATCCCCGCCTGGTGTAAGAAAGGTTGGGGCCACTGCCAGACACACCCCTTCATAGTCCTGCCCTACCGCTGCCTAG AGGGCGAGTATGTGAGCGAAGCCCTGCTGGTGCCCGACCGGTGCCGTTTCCTCCACCAGGAGCAGATGGATGCTTGCGAGAGTTACGTGTACTGGCACAACATTGCTAAGGAG GAATGCGCTGCAGACAATCTGGAGCTCCACAGCTACGGGATGCTGTTGCCATGCGGAGACCATTTCCGGGGAGTCGAGTATGTGTGCTGCCCAGGCCGAGGGAGTTCCAGCGGTAAAGGAGAGACGGAGGAAAGAGAAGTTCCTGCTGGTTCTCAGACACAGACCAGCGGAAAGCTCAATTCTGT CACCAAAGTGACAGCCGCCACTCCAAGCCCCTCTCCTGATGCAGATGTGGACGAGGCCGAtatggaagaggaggatgatgaagtggtagaggaagaggaggaggaagacgaggaggaggaagttgatgaggaggaggtggaagaagaggaggaagaggaggcaatAGCTGTGAAAGATCCAGAAGAGTATGAATACCCCATTGACTCAGGTCCTTACCAGACATCAGACTATCTGGACTCCTTCTACTACGAAAAAAGCCACAAACCCACCACCTCTGCACCTCTGATGAAAGGAGACAGCT TGACTACACCTCGGCCCACTGATGGCGTTGACGTTTATTTTGAGAAGCCAGTAGATGACACTGAGCATGCCAACTTTCTGCGTGCCAAAACAGACCTGGAGGAGCGCAGAATGAAGCGCATTAATGAG ATCATGAAGGAATGGGCAGAGGCAGACAACCAGTCAAAGAATCTACCAAAGTCAGAGCGTCAGGCCCTGAATGAG CACTTCCAGTCTGTGCTGCAAACGCTGGAGGAACAGGTCgctggagagaggcagaggctgGTGGAGACTCATCTTGCCAGAGTGGAGGCCATACTCAACAACAACCGCCGCCTGGCCCTGGAGAACTACCTGACTGCTGTACAGTCTGATCCCCCTCAG CCGGAGCGTGTGCTGCAGGCTCTGAAGCGTTACATGGCCGCAGAGCAGAAGGACCgcagacacacactcaggcaTTACCAGCATATTGTGGCCGTCGACCCCCAGAAGGCTGAGCAGATGAAattccag GTGTACACACATCTCCATGTAATTGAGGAGAGGATGAACCAGAGTCTTGCACTGCTGTACAAGGATCCTACCTTGGCTGAGGAGCTACACAATGATATCC AAGAGCTGGTCAAGGCAGAAAGAGGAGACATCAGTGAGCTCATGACCACCTCCTTTTCTGAGACCCGCACTACTGAGGAGCTTCTGCCAGCTGAGAGCGAGGAGGAAaaggatgatgaagaggaagaggagagagcttTCCAGAACAGGCCTTATCCTCCCCGCATTG TGCAGTCTAATAAGAAAG TGTCTGCAGTCGATGAATATGATTATACCACATCGGAGAGAGGCCCTACTTACGAATATGAGGAAAAG ATCAACACCTCTGTGGAGCTCAAGCAGGTAGTCAACAAGCCTGCTGAGATTGAGAGAGATGAATTG CAACCTGATGCCTTGGAGACGTTTAACCGTGGTGCCATGGTGGGGTTGCTGGTGGTGGCTGTGGCGATTGCCATGGTGATGGTAATCAGCCTGCTGCTGGTGCGCAGGAAGCCATACGGCACTATTAGTCATGGCATTGTAGAG cAGGTCGACCCCATGCTGACACCAGAAGAACGACAGctcaacaaaatgcaaaaccaTGGCTATGAAAACCCTACCTACAAATTCTTTGAACAGATGAACTGA